The Gossypium hirsutum isolate 1008001.06 chromosome D07, Gossypium_hirsutum_v2.1, whole genome shotgun sequence genome includes the window ccttcgacactaagacattaaatgatcaatttggtaccgattttgggcattacgagggtgctaaccattcctcgtgtgtaactgactcccgaactcttttctcaaaattcgtagaccaaaataatttttaaggtgagccgatcacaccttaataaaggatcggtggagactccagttttatttttaaagtcgacaactaaaatttttgttttcaaaaaacagtttcaacagcttggcgactccgctggggaccttAGAGAGCCGAGCCATGACTTGGTTATATTTTGTCTTTGTGTTGAAAATTAAAGGTTTTTTTAAATCATGATTTCCTTTCTCATTTATTGGTTTTTATCGTGGTTCATTTCCATGGTTGAACCAAGTCGGTTGATCTATAATTGCATTTTGCATTACATGGTCCGTTTTACCCCTTTAAGTGGgtgcgagaaactagtccttcgtgaggttttcacctccgtgcagggtagtggaccgcttccgggatacatccgtacttatgtcttcgtgagattttcatctccatgcagccatagggaaatgtatccccctgaactgaactcgatccacatgagcctataatgggtgaggatcgaggaatttgctggttcgggtacccttactctagaaactaagcctcatatagtgagctttaggaacttgccctaggtagagCTATACCAAGCCCTAGTGGATTCCTGAATAAATGTTCTTGTTATTTCATGTTTGTATTGGATTATATCTTTTTTCGTGTGATACTGACTTGGGTTTAtttgttttgattgcatgacatcatgattgcattgcatttgcatcttagaaaagagatgttgatttGAGTTCGATTATTAGATTAGAAAGCTTGTTATGGAATACGGGTTTCTTGATAATGTGGAAGATAATACGGAGGTCCGAAGAAAATATGGCATGAAAAGCCTAACAAGAGGAGTATACGACTTTGTTGCATGACCTGAGGATCCAAATTGTCAAAGTTTATTCAAAAGTCATCAAAGGTCCCAATCTCATAAAGAAGCTAATGAACGTGAATGAGCAAGGATTTAAGACCTAGATCAAACAAAAATGAGATCAAATTCGTGAGATGTATCTTAATATCTGAAGGGTCAATGTCTTCACTTGGAGAATGAGGGTAAAGCCGTATATATATGTCaactttatgtaaagagatttgttttctagtaaagttttctagtaaaaaattgaacatgaatcaacgtctcttttcgcattcatttcatgcatttgcatttcattacatcatatgcattagacaCCGTTAAATGGTCCTAGTTAGTTAAAACCAttgctcagttaacctggaaaccaaccaaccaaccaaacaccttTACGGTACTCGAGCAAAGATTAAGGACATGGATCAGAGATTGGAAAAACTCGAACAGTGTCAGAAGGAGATGCAAGAACGACTTCAGCTACAGGTGCATGAGCGATTAGATAAGATGCAACAGGATATGTCTCAAAAGATGTGAGAATCCCAAGATGATATGATGGCGAAGCTAACCAAACTATTAACTGGAGGAGGTGATAAGGGAAAGGGTCCCACGGCTGATGTCGATGAACCtctctatcctccaggctttactcctCCACATGTTCGAACTCAAGCTGAATATCCGCACAAACCCATTGTTACAATCAGGCCTCAGCAGTCCTAGGCCAGTGCTTCGAACTTTCAAGCTAGATTGGGCTCTAACCCCGAAAACTACCATGTTAACTCTGTCATTCCTGACTTCGATGAAGTGGCtgaaaaggaaagaataaaggaGGAGTTACCAAAGCAGCTAGAGGAAAGGTGCAAATGGCTCGAGGAGAAATTTAGGGCGATGGAAGTTACTGAAAGCTGTCGTGGGATTGACGCTAAAGAGCTGAGCTTAGTTCCTGATTTGGTACTCCCTCATAAGTTTAAGATGCCAGAATTCGAGAAGTGCAATGGGACGACTTGCCCAGAggctcatatcaccatgttctgcaggcgaatggCTGGATACGTTAACAATGACCAGTTACTAATACACTGTTTCCAAGATAGCCTAGTAGGGGCAgcatctaagtggtacaatcagttgagccgtaccacgattggttcatggagggacttgGCACAAGCATTCATGAAACAGCATAGCCATGTGACAGACATGGCTCTTGATAGAATTACTcttcaaaatatggagaagaagcTGAACGAAAGCTTTAGGCAGTACGCGCAAAGATGGAGGGAAATCGCTGTCCAAGTTCAACCACCGCTCttagagaaagaaatgacgatactttttataaatacattgaaagccccgttcatcacacatatgttaggaagtgccacaaaagcttttctaacatagtcatgaatggtgaaatgattgaaagcgccATAAAGAGCGGGAAAATTAATGCAGATAAGAGTAACAAGAGGTCAATcttaaggaaaagagaaaatgaggtAAACAACACGGGCTACTCTAAATCAGTTACTGTGAGTCAGCCGAGAAAGGTGGTTGGTAATCAACAAAATTCATCGAGGCAAGATTCTGGCATGGAGGCTAAGAAGTTCCAGTTTACATCAATCCCAGTACTGTATAAAGAACTGTATCAAAATTTGTTTGATGCACATGtggttttcccttttcctttgaatcctctacaacctccgtatcccaaatggtatgatgcaaacgcacaatgtgactaccatgcgAGAATTATAGGACACTCGATTGAGAATTGCACTACCTTCAAGAAactagttgaaagactcatcaacatgggtgttgtcaagtttgGTGACTCATCAAGTGCAGAAAATCTGTTACCAAATCATGATTGATGATGAAGAGAATGCAATGAATGAAGAAGTGGTGAAAAATTAGAAGGGTCCTTATTAGATATTCACCTAGGAGGTGTTATAAACAATGGGACTGCAGAGGAGACCCCTATATTATTTAGAGTTTgatagagtaatgttcagaacacaatTGTTGCTTTTAGTCTAGAAGCAATAAGAACTTCtttatgaaataggctcatgtctgaacattattattttaataaaatacatcatTGCAATTATCTTTGAGCAaatgttctttcattatttatgattctttcattcttttggatttttctatcaaaccattcattcattcattcatattatTCTTTGTATAGCACCTACAATAGGTACtcggatatcaatgacatgagtgacgctgctacagacttagaatctccttttgagtgagacatgtgtttagagggatcttacaactttgaagatgacatggattgtagcttatctccagacttattgaggatggtagaataagaggatagacagatcctacctcacaaagaatcattAAAAGttgtgagcttggtgaagattGAAATTGATATGACCTCAAAGACAAAGCAAGACATTGTTgagttacttcaagaattcaaaaaTGTCTACGCATGGTCATACCAGTATATGCCCAGGTTAAGCACTATCATTGCAAtctgaacaacagcacgatatcagaaatttacagtatgttcaagattaaTATCTACCGCAGCAGTACCTCTCTCTTTAACTTATCACGATTTTttctattgaagttgaaattctttctctccgggtattggctgagcaggttggatgaagcagaacagatccaatcgcaatgtgatcaattgaacttgatagaagGAAGAAGACTAAAAGTTAttcatcatggtcaaatgtaccagaaatgaatgatgcgagcctacaacaaaaggttcatcctagagaattccacgagggtgaCCAAATGTTGTAGATCCTCCCTCTACAAAAAATATCTTGGAGGGAAGCGTATGCCAAATTGAGATAAACCTTATGATTATAGAGGCGATTTTTTTTCCAAaggagctttgattttgagtgagatggatGATAAACCTGCAAAGTCCTGTAAATTCAGATTTAGTCAGAAAATACTCCGCTTAAAGAAGGAGATGACCAAGGTAAAAACCCGCAAGTTTGAGCCAAAAAAAGAAGTGATGtgaaaaatgaaaagatgaaaatgaaaaatgaaaaggtaaAAATGGaaaggctaaggtgaaaaccagCAAAGGGCGCATTAGACCAAagaggatttgagttgaaaacccaaaaaagggcgactcaaatgtTGATCAAAATGGCGTTTGAAATTTTTAGAACAGCTCAAAATACTGATCAGAATGGGGGCATGCAGTGGTCTtactatacctgaatcaacaggaaagggtaggtgacatcttggggcatcgacaaagtactcctaaacacatgttaaactcagaatggtctttaaAAAAtctgtacagagaagttcaagctgcgatatctggggcacctaatcattatattattttttgttattcttggaacacttcattcatttccaagatatgcattcctaaatcaatttctttgttatccatctttattatctttgacaacttattcatttcgagctatgctcagaaccaactctaTTATTATCCATGAtcttttttgcaagcatgttgcattagaataataattaatggactaataaaactttcacaatggaagttttgcatattactctagaagtttatGAATAATATAGAAACCtcaaacaggactattgtttaaaacgcaccaggttggaaatctgataaagaagagtctaaattaagactatcccttTGAATTTTCTTGTCTAAAGTATTAATTGAACAAAATggcaagatgtcgtgttggtgacaaagcttcaatgaacaagcaagcaatgatcatcgaATAATAATAAGAAGTTGTTCTTAGAGAAGAtttcttcatttgtgcatgagcatttggtacaacaccctgggaatggtgtaagagaccaaAAAGTTTTACAtcttgtatccttgaattgtgataatagaggattgagaaaaggccAAATCTTTTACTCTTGGGTTACAACGGGaaaagatggtacaaattttggcatcccagtggattaaacttggaggtttacagtgggggcaatctggtCAAGTGCTTATTTGGGTTCGCCAGCCGAGCATAAAGGCGCTATAGTACATTAAGCGATAGGACCTTAATAAACTTGGAGTAATgatatcattttcatgacattctacattcattcaaatgtcattcatacatgtctagttaggagcatttgattcattctgatcatgacatcctaatcattaggtataattaggttcataaatgaatcatacaggtcatgttccccagagaacagatcggtgaaagtataaagccttatctccctgagcaacagtggagtagtaacagatcttgtcttcccatactggtggcgaaacagatcgaagaaagcagatattatcttcatgtactggcgtgaaatagatcaaagataacagatcttgccttcccatactggtgacgaaacagatcgaagaaagcagatcttgtcttcccatactggtggcgaagtagatcaaagatagcagatcttatcttcccatactggtggtgaagtagatcgaagaaaacagatcttgtcttcatgtactggcatgaagtagatcaaagataacagatcttgtcttccatactggtggcgaaacagatcgaagaaagcagatcttgtcttcatgtactagcgtgaagtagatcaaagataacagatcttgtcttcccatactggtggcgaaacagatagaagaaagcagatcttgtcttcatgtactggcgtgaagttgATCAAAGGTAACAGATCTTATCTttccatactggtggcgaagtagatcgaaagaaagcaaatcttgtcttcatgtactggcatgaagtagatcaaagataacagatcttgccttcccatactggtggtgaagcagatcgaaggaAAAAGTAAagcttgtcttcatgtattggtgtgaagtagatcaaagacaacagatcttgtctccccatactggtggtggagtagatcgaagagaacagatcttgtcttcatgtattggcgtaaagtagatcgaagattacagatcttatctccctaaacagtagtggagcagatcgaagatggtagattttacctccctaaggttacagtggagtacattgaagccagtaattctatctccctgggcagcagtggaatagattaaagattacagatcttatctccctaagcagtagtggagcagatcaaggatggcagattttacctccctgaggttacagtggagtacattgaagccaataattctatctccctgggcagcagtggaatagattgaagattacagatcttatctccctaagcagtaatggAGCAGATCAAGGATgtcagattttacctccctgaggttacagtggagtacattgaagccagtaattctatctccctgggcagcagtggaatagatcaaAGATTACagattctatctccctgggcagcagtggaatagattaaagattacagatcttatctccctaagcagtagtggagcagatcaaagatggcagattttacctccctgaggttacagtggagtacattgaagccagtaattctatctccctgggcagcagtggaatagattgaagattacagatattatctccctaagcagtagtggagcagatcaaggatgacagattttacctccctgaggttacagtggagtacattgaagccagtaattctatctccctgggcagcagtggaatagattgaagattacagatcttatctccctaagcagtagtggggcagactgaagatgtcgaatcttatctccctgaagttgcagtggagcaggttaaagataataatcctatctccctgaagttgcagtagagcagattaaaaccacagatcttatctctctgaagttgcagagggggatcgcatccagtcttatctccctaaagttgcagtggagcagacagaagaaaccaatcctatctccttgaaattgcaatggagtggattaaaaccgcatatctcatctctctgaagttgcagcagagcagatcgcatcagattTATTTTTAAGTTGTAGTAGAACAAGTTaaagctataagtcttatctccctgaagttgcagtggaacagattaaagatagcaaattttgttctttttgagaAGCTACAACATACGAAGCCTATCTCCCTGacattgcagtggagtggattgaagcactAGTTCCTATACCTATGAAGAGGCAGTAGGAGGGAATGAAGCTATTTGAAGCCATTTTGCACTGAAGAAATCGAGGCTTAGTAAGACCGGGCACAATTGGgctttttagtctttgctctattcccgttacatgacaacgagcaaagaggggcagctgtacaagcccaaataTGCCCGGGCCCAAACTAATAAATAGGCCCAAACCATTAAACAAGCCTAAACTATCCCAAGCCCGAAATCAACAAGCATCAGGAAACCCTAGTGACGGCCTCCAGCATTCCATCCACCGCACGACTCGGGGCCAGGCTCCCTCTCTGCGCAAGTTGTACCTCTATGTATGTACGCACACCTCAACAACCACCGAACCTGCGGAAAAGAGGCGCATAGCACAGCAAATAGCAGAATAATAGCAAAAACAGAACCAAGATTGAGGGATAGATTTTTTTCCCTGTTATTTGTGTTCGGCTATAAAGGCCGTTATCGAATCTGTAAAAAGGGGGGATTTTTTTCAAGGGAAAAGGATACGAAAGAGAGAAAAGGAAAATAGATAcagaaattttttgaataaaaaaaggtGTTCTTCCATTTTTCATTATTCTTAGTTtcgttttgtatttttttctgttttttattttatttttcatttaaaataaaaggaaaggagaaaaggACTTACCTTTTAGCCGAAACTGTCGAATCAGTTCCCCTCCGCCGCGAACGGAGGCTGGGACGGCGTTGGGCCGTGGGATGCCCTTGACTGGCGACGGCGGCGTGATGCTGAAACCCTAGCAAAGGGTTTCTCTGCTATTTAGAGTGGAAAGAGTTAAAATGAATTTTGAagggaaaattttagattttataactCCTACAAAACGACGCCGTATGGGGGCcatgacccgcgcggtgacccgacccgatcCCAGGATCCGCGCATTTCTTTAAAATGGGCCAATTGCACGTTTGGTGCTCTGTTTTATGAGGGGTGTTTAAATCagtctttttatttctttaaaatttggcCATATGTTTGAGTactgtttcaatttggtccatgtTGCTGCGCAACGTTTGGGAGATTTGGGTAAATTACCCTTTCGATCCTCCTACTGTTGCGCGCATCTTAATttgatctttttttaatttccatCTTTAAATTTGGTTTCAAAACTtcgtttatttttaatttaatccttaatttattattttagtttttttatattattaattatgttatatttattattattattattattattattattattattattattattattatagttattactattacccttactatatatatacatattcgcaTATTCTCTGCAATaatatgtacatacattttttttaaaaacgattTTTATAAACACATGCAccttacatatatattttttattcttattctatttgcataacttttatatacttttatatgcatttatattttatatagatATACATTATTGTAGCATATTTATTTcctatatcttataatttaaaGCATACATGCATTTTCTATaatatatacgtacatatttttctttattattttatatacatattgtacatatttttatatttttactttattttcacaattctcatgtacatatatacatgcatttttttGAGTGATATATTCCGCCCCATCCTTTTATCCTtgtgtatgtgtgataaataCGTGCGTACACATATATttcaaatttacttgtatattgtacttgtatatatatatttgtaaatatttgttcatatatgttttaaattaaagtttttgtttcatattaatatacattaacttttaacatactttttgggaaatatattttggttttgtcagtatatcaaaatcattttttCTCGATTCAaagtttttttgaataaaagtaatattcaaagtttgggattttcgagaaaattgagccctaacgtattgagttCCGATTTTCTTTGATGATCTTAAATAACCGaggatattctttattcaaaatgcatgagtataaaaattatttttgggaacttaacttgttgtgtcctaacgtattaggtgtgacattttattttctcaaaatgaagattttcagATAAAataaagtgatattcaaagttcggggattatgaAGAATTGTacccctaacgtattgggactcgatttctttacatgacttgagcaataaattatccttttttcatatttcatcatttgagttgattttgaaatctttttcactttcgacactaagacattaaatgatcaatttggtaccgattttgggcgttacgagggtgctaaccattcctcgtgcataactgactcccgaactcttttctcaaaattcgtagaccaaaataatttttaaggtgagccgatcacaccttaataaagaatcggtggcgactccagttttatttttaaagtcgacaactaaaatttttgttttcaaaaaacagTTTCGacaatcataatatataatactataaaaataatatataatctactttataatatataatgctataaaaaacttgaaattcatttctttttcaatcacccaaaaaagaaaaaaaataaaagaaaagaatgtgtttttgtggatttgattaattgatgacttaataattacttttaaaaaaatacacattTGATTAATATAGTGTGTTAAATAtcttcctttttttaaaaaatgatttgtttgtagcattttacttttttttgtttcgTTTGTTGAGATAATTTTTGtagtgttaattataatttttaatcaaataatataagtaatataaaacattgtttaattataatttttaattagacAATATAAGTAATATAGAAGTGTACTACATGCGTATCATAAAAATcattattctaaaaaaaacaaattgaatatTTGACAACACATTCTGCTTCTTGCTAAAACATGGATCATACATTatcataatttaatgaaatttgatTCTCTTATTTTGGTAATGGATGCTTAGCCTCGTAACACAGAGTACATCTATAATTGTAATATGTCTTGTTGAAGGTTGTTAGGGTTTGTCAAAGGGTTGGTCAGGATAAAAGCATGAAAAAGAGGGAGAAGGTTGgaaggaaatgagaagaagaatgaaacaaaagaaaagatgCTTCAGACGTGAGAAAGAAATGAGAAGGGTAAAATTGAAACTCAGACCTCTGGGGAGAGTGCTTCAGACgtgagaatgaaaaagaaagagaagggtAAAGTTGAAACTCAGACACGCTGAATGGGGTATTCCAAAAGTAGAGAGCCGAATGGTAAACGGCAATTTTGCCTTGAATAAAGCTGTATGGAATAGGGTTGTAATAGCCCATTATAGCCAACCAAACAATAGAATAGGGATGGGCTACCGAATTGGGGGAATGCATTCGTATTCCCCCAACATtccccaaccaaacatggtgtaaaaTGATAAAAAGGAAATGGCTAATATACGTCAGTTCGTAATTTAAAATTGAAGTTATTTGAACCCTCTGTAATTTAGAACGCAGAAATAAATGTTGGAAAGTGAGTAAATAAATGCTGCAGCTGGAGCATTAAATCTTCCCCACCTTCTTTtccgttttctttttcttctttttccttaatCAAATGGATTCTCTTATTCCCCTCCTCAAATGTCCACCCATTCCCATTCTTCCCCTCTCTATTTCACCAACTTAGGCCTCGGCTACTCCATCGCCATTGCCCTTGCTTTCCTTGTCCTCCTGTCCATCGTCCTCCTCGCTTCCTACATATGCTGCCGtccttcttcctctttttctcCCAACCCTGTCCCCGTCTCCGATGGAATCATCCTTCCCCGGGTTGTTTTCGTTGCTGAAGATGAGGACGATGAGAACGTCGTCGTTGGGCTCGATCAAGCCGTTATAAACTCATACCCCAAGTTCCAGTTCACTAAAGAGGCTGCTGCTGTGGGTTCTAC containing:
- the LOC107954516 gene encoding RING-H2 finger protein ATL67; this translates as MSTHSHSSPLYFTNLGLGYSIAIALAFLVLLSIVLLASYICCRPSSSFSPNPVPVSDGIILPRVVFVAEDEDDENVVVGLDQAVINSYPKFQFTKEAAAVGSTDVNTTCSICLCEYRDLEMLRMMPECRHYFHVSCLDAWLKLNGSCPICRNSPLPTPLSTPLSEIVPLSQHAADRRRMR